In Choloepus didactylus isolate mChoDid1 chromosome 18, mChoDid1.pri, whole genome shotgun sequence, a single genomic region encodes these proteins:
- the ATP5MC1 gene encoding ATP synthase F(0) complex subunit C1, mitochondrial — MQTTGVLLISPALIRCCTRGLIRPVSASFLNRPEIPSKQPTYRSSPLQVARREFQTSVVSRDIDTAAKFIGAGAATVGVAGSGAGIGTVFGSLIIGYARNPSLKQQLFSYAILGFALSEAMGLFCLMVAFLILFAM; from the exons ATGCAGACCACCGGGGTACTACTCATTTCTCCGGCTCTG ATCCGCTGTTGTACCAGAGGTCTAATCAGGCCTGTGTCTGCCTCGTTCCTGAATAGGCCAGAGATCCCATCTAAACAG CCTACCTACCGCAGCTCCCCACTCCAGGTGGCCAGACGGGAGTTCCAGACCAGTGTTGTCTCCCGGGACATTGACACAGCGGCCAAGTTTATCGGTGCTGGGGCTGCCACAGTTGGTGTGGCTGGCTCAGGGGCTGGCATTGGGACAGTGTTTGGCAGCTTGATCATCGGCTATGCCAG GAACCCATCTCTCAAGCAGCAGCTCTTCTCCTATGCCATTCTGGGCTTTGCCCTGTCTGAGGCCATGGGGCTCTTCTGTTTGATGGTTGCCTTCCTCATCCTCTTCGCCATGTGA